The Mustela nigripes isolate SB6536 chromosome 11, MUSNIG.SB6536, whole genome shotgun sequence genomic interval CATCCAGGGGCTGTTCCTCCCCTCATCCCAACCAGCTCCGGCCGGTCGGGTTGTCCCTCCTGGTGTTTCTGTGTTCCCCACAGCCCCCTCCACCTCCTTGTCACCTCTTCCTCCTGTGCTTGTCCAGGCCGCCTCTAGCCCGTGGAATCCAACCCCGGCTCCCATCAGCAGtccttccctgctgctccccgtCCCTGCCATCGTGTTCATCGCTGTGGGCATCTATTTGTTGCTGCTCGGCGTCGTGCTGCTGACTAGGCACTGCCTGCTGGTGAGGGGCCTGGTGGAGGCCAACCGGTGGGCTCCGGGGAAGAGGAAATGGGCCGCCAGTGCCCTCATCTGCAGGCCTTTACCCTGAGGCTCCTATGCTGTTGAGTCCCTGCGTCTGCCCCTAGCAGTTGTGTCTTCCCACCCGCCCCCACGTCCTCCCACCATCTGGCTCAGGTCCGAACCCCCTTCCATCTCCTACCTAGGCCCAGGGCTGCTGTGCCGACTGCAGCTCCCCCTGCAGGAAGCAAGGGGCCTCTAGGCCCCAGGACTATTGCTGGACCTGTGCAGAAGCCTGTGacttccctctgcccagcccagcccactgcCTGGATGCCTGCTGCCCCCAGCCCACGGAAGCTGTGAGTTCCCATCcgagccctgccctgggccctctCTGGGCATTCTTTTGTTGGTGGTGGTCAACAAACATGGATTGctgagcatctgctttgggctggGCTCAGTTCTGGGGACTGGGTCAGTGGGGAGACAGCCAAAGACACCTCAAATGGCAGCATATTACATACTCTCTGGTGCCACAAGCtacttggagaaaagaaaacaagggtggCAGCTGGGGGCAGGTGTGTAACCTGAAGGGCATACGGGGTTCTGAAGATGgtggttaaaagaaaaatcagcccAGCCCAGAGCGCCTCCGTTCACCGAGTGAGGACAATGCCACAGATCCCGTGCTCCCTTATGGACATTACCATTTACTCAACAGCCCCGAGAGCTcggtatttttaaaaacctggataCGTATAGTTCTGAGTATGAAAAGCATTGATTACAAAGTGTGCATGTAGAAATACATAGAAAGCACCAGCATAGAAAAAAGCTCGCTAACCAAGGCAGCTACATTTTGTGTATGCCCCTCGTGTACTAACAGACAGCTGTCCCTGCTCTGTTACCTGCCAGTATTTGGCAAAGATGGGGTCCTGCCGCAGATACTCTTTCATCCCTTCTGCTACTTGCCTTTTTGACTTGACATCACACCTtgacacccccctccccgccaccgcCAACCGTCCTGCGCCTGTGTATGTAGACAGGTAAGTATTTCTGTCCTCTCTTTGCGGGGCGGGGAGGAGTTGGCTGCGGGAGGTTTGGTCACTTCTACAATGTTACACAGCAGAGGCTAGCACAGCGAATTGCTCCATTGTGTGTCGAAACAGTCCTTGGGGAGAAGCCTGGCTCCCGGAGGACAGGCCACTTTCGTTTTTGTGGGTTGAAAGACAGTGAATGGAGTTGACCACCTTCCTATTTTAGGCTCTGATTTAGGCAGGGACGCTCTTGCCCTTGAAGTGGTGACCTTGcccaggaggaaagagggagcatCAATGATTAAGCGAATTCATAACTTGGGCTCACTGTAGTTGGTCAAATTCCTAGGAGATGTTTTGAGTCTTAAAGGAAATTACAGGACCAGAggctcttctctttaaaaaaaaaaaaaaaaaaatagagttttcttctgttttcctgggGTAGCTTGGAAAGGGAGCCCGGGATGAGGATAAGGGGCCGAAGAGGGCAAAGACAACCCTGGGTCCTAAAAAATCCCTATTTTATAGGAAATGCTCAATTACAAAACGATTTATGGCCCCTTGTCCAGGGTATGCGGTCCCTTGCCTCCTCTTGTCCGTCCGGGCCTCTGCTCGGGCAGGGTGACAATGGAATAAGGTGCAGGGGATTGCAGACCTGCACACTCTAGGACCTGATCTACCTGGCTTCTGCCAGCACCAGGAAGGAAGGATTCTAGAATGGCCACAGGGCAGGATCGTCTTGTCTTTGAGCTGTCTTTGCACGAAGTACAGTAAAATAtctgttcttcagtttccttataGTAACAGTAACAACCACAAATAGGACAAGGCTCTTGTCTACTTGACAGCTGTTAGAAACGGGCTTCCAGGGGCTGGAGTGACTTACCTGAGGCCCAGGCTAGGATGCAAACCcgagtttctcttcctctctgggggAGACACCTGCCTGCCCTGCTGTTTTCGCCAAGCAAGTGGCAGAGATCGCGCTCATTCACCCACTCCTTCACCTACTAAGGATCTACGCAGTCATCGCCAGGGCCCGGTGCCAGGCCCTAGGGGCTCTGCAAAACAACCTGGACCTGGCCCCAACCCACATAGGGCTTCCATTGCAGcaaaagacagagaggaagaagtgggcaGTTACACTAGAGCAGGAGAAATGAGGTGGTAtatagtgagattgctgggtctcAGCCCTGTATGTGATCAGAGACGTGGAGGAGACAGACACAAAGCCAGGCCTCTGGGCCCCCCACCCAGGAGGTCAGGCTGGGGCAAGGGATCCATGGAGAGCTGTGGCAAGAATCCCTTCCTTTTCTCGAGTGCTCGGTATGTACTAGGCAGCGGGCTCAGTTCCTTCCACTGATTCCCCACCGTGAGCCTCTGAAGCAGGCATTCTTACTTGTTTCAGAGATGACCAAACAGGCTCAGAACATGAGCAGGCCCAAGGTGGGCATGCATTTGGTTCAAATCCAGGCCTGAGCTCTGGACACCACAGCGTTGCAAAAATCCGGGGAAAGGGAATCCAAGCCGAAGCTGTAGAGTCTCAAGAGGCACACAAGGGTTAACAGGCTTGTGGCATTCTTGTTTATGTACTGAAGTAGCAGATTCCTTCCAGAAGCCACATGGCCGCTTGTGAGAGTCGAGAAATCCATTAGACAGTTATTAATGACTCGCTCTAAACCTTTCCAGTGGACAGAGCCCAGAAATGCTTTTAATTCCCTCTCTCCGAGGTGAGGGTGGCAGAGCACACAGCGCCGCACACGGAATGACGGTGTGGCCCCCCCAAACCCACAGAGCCCACTTCTTCCCAAACTGGGACTCCCCAGGGATGCCCCAAACCACCCCCTCATCAGATACAAGGAAACCGCTTCACTCCCCCTTCTGCCATGGGGCTTCCAGTCTCCTCCTTGGGAGACAGTCCTGCTGAAGGCCACGCCAGCCCAGTTCAGacccctgtccctctctccagCAGCTCCCCTTCCCTCACTGGAGCCCCTAGTGAGATCTGATCTCCGCAGTCATCTGACACCGCACCCCCAAACCTCAGCTGTTGCAAAGGTCATTCCCCTATTCCTGGCTTGGCCTGGCATCTGATTGAGCCGTGCAACTGTGGCTGCCAGCTAGCTGGGCCTCAGGCCTCAAGGAGCCAATATCCTGGCGCATCCTGGGTGTGTCCCACTCCAGCCGCTTGGCCGGGCTCCAGTCCATGCATGAAGCAGTGGCGGATCACCCCCGTCGCTGGGCAGGAGAGGAGTAGGTTGAAATAGACCAGTTCTCTCTTCTTGTCATGAAGGGCACGCAGTCCTATTCCCCAAGAGACAGACCCTTCTTTTTCCCCCGGGAGCTGAGGAGTTCTCTCTTTTCCCAAAGAGGGGAAAACGCTTTGATTGCTCCATTCATTGGGCATTCACTTGTGCCTCATGTACCTGCAGAGGGTGAGTCCTCGTGCTTGCTCAACGGGGATAGGAGACGAGCTGTCCCCTGTCCCTGCAGAAGCTGATAGCTCTGGGCCTGGGAGGCAGTGGAGTCATGGGGGATCTCTGTCTCTGAGCCTCCGCTCCCTCTTTTGGAAAGAGGTCTCCATGCAAGGTTCTGATAAATAAAAGAGTTGTGGCTCtcggaaacatttttttaaaaatctgccagTTACCATTTTCAAAGACAACTGAGATTTTTCAGAATCATTCATGATTACAGTCTGTGCCTTGCAGGGAGCCGACACTCAGAAATAATGGGCGGGGTCCTGCAGTTCGGTCTCACACcgaggaagaaaacagaaccagGTTCTTGTTGTCATGGAAGGAAAATCTGTGTGTGCTCTCCCCCATTTGCTCCCTGGGAACTGAGTGAGGCCACAGGGATACAGCAGAACCAGCTTTGAGCGGAATGTCAGTACTTCATGGAACAGGATTACTTGGTTTCTCAGTCTCCTTGCCTTtaaaaggggaagaaggaaagacaccccccccgccccccccccccgaataaTGTCTTCCAGCTCCTGGACTCGGTTGTTTGGAACGCTGCCTCCCTGTTCATGTCCCAACAGCGCAGGGAATTGATCTGTTCCCAAGAGTAGTAGGTGGTACCCTCTGTTCCACTGGGCAAATGTGGCTTCCCaggcctctctgttcctttctccctgGAGAGGGAAACAGCGTAGGGGACTGGTTGTCcttctccctgcccacctccccacccctctctctctccctcagggTTGGGCCCCCCGCTGCCCTCGCTGCTGCCCGCTCTGTGACTGCGCCTGCGCGTGCCAGCTGCCTGACTGCCAGAGCCTCAACTGTCTCTGCTTTGAGATCAAGATCCGATGAGGACCCGGAGTCCTTGCCCCTTGGAGAGTGGCCAACCCCCGGGGCCCCCACGCCCCGTTCCCTGACGGGGGCCTCCAGGCACCTTTCTCCAGGCCCCTGGAACCACATATGGCCTGGCTAGCTCATTGGGCTGTGCAGAGcctggctcccagcagagcaggacTCAGAGAGCCCTTGGCCATTTGGACTGTCCTTTGGAGggccaggagggagaggggctaGCGCTCTGGCAGAGGACCCCACGGGCCTATCCTCCTCTCCGTGTAAACCGTTATCACTGAAGGTGAGGTGGGAGACACTGCTCACCACAGACCACCTATGGGACAGCCTTGAACCTGCAGTATGAGGATCTAGGGCTGCCCCAGCCACACCTTGCTGTGGATTCTCGGTGAGTGTCGTGCCTGCATCTGCTCTCCCGGCCAAAGGAATGGTCTCCCCAGAATCAGAAGAGCCTCCTTCAGGGCCCAGAGGGGCGGCGGGAGGCTAGAGAAGGCGGCCGGGAGGGCCACAGATCCCAggctcctttcctcttctccctccccacagaTCCCTGTGCAGAGATCCATTTCTCTTGACCACCTCTGAGGGCTTCAGGCTGCATTTCCAAGAAAATTTCCTCTAAGGTACTGGCGAGTGGGCAGGGGTGCGCCCCAACTAGGGCAGCCCCAGGGCTTCCTTTCCTCACTGTAGGCCCCACGCTGGCATGAA includes:
- the LOC132026752 gene encoding keratin-associated protein 10-11, producing MDAASSPWNPTPAPISSPSLLLPVPAIVFIAVGIYLLLLGVVLLTRHCLLAQGCCADCSSPCRKQGASRPQDYCWTCAEACDFPLPSPAHCLDACCPQPTEAGWAPRCPRCCPLCDCACACQLPDCQSLNCLCFEIKIR